The genomic region acgtacacaaacggtacaaaacacacacacacaaaagctacaacacacacacacaaagctacaacacacacacaaaagctacaacacacactcacaaactacaatacacagacatacacaaaaggtacaaaacacacacacacacacacaaacgctacaacacacacaaaaggtacaacagacacacactaaagctacaacacacacaccccgtgTCGTGTAGAGATCAGTAGTTGAAGAGTTTACCTGAGTGTGTGCGGGGtcacctggagctctgtcttCTTAAAACTCACTAAGAACAAAGAACACAGCTATCCCGCCGCCAGCCCGAGATCACAGGGAACACACGAGACTTCCGCTTTCCTCCAAGTCagggggcgtttctcaataccaagtaagcaaagaacggacttgtgttcttggggagaccgtacttgctagctgtacctggaagactgaactcgcaagttcagaagcacacaaaacgctgttgacagtttcgagacgaagcgttcttcctgttattgcgcaacacccccagcaaagagggcgctgccgctttatagttagctttgatgtgtgtattcataataaagcatggacggtcacaccgccttgttgttttgttgttcagtcttccaggttttgatttaaagtgctattaagtatcacgggccaataactatataaataaggACACAACGGcgggaaaaaatccttgtaacattgttcgggattcaattttaattgaaagcagaaaagaaacgttaaaataggtattaaaattatagatggactgggtaaaaTTAGTCCCTGCCGTCTGTATACGTtaccgagaagcagaagaggagcctgggagggaggagagccaggatgaggaggacagatatatataacagcggtaaaaattgtttaaaatatcttacaattgtggacctggatttgctgcagtggtctgtctaaatgtggggccagaagggtctgtctaaatgtggggccagagtggtctgtctagacgtggggccagaatAGTCTGTCTAGAGTGGGGCCAGAgaggtctgtctagacgtggggccagaggggtctgtctagacgtggggccagaggggtctgtctagacgtggggccagagggtctgtgagctgactgactgaccggctcgcgagagtcattcccggctggcgtagcaagctcgcccgccggggtttgcggagctttcaaactccgaagtcttttttaattcaccatcaattttcgttgaactgcctatattcaaaatctacacagctgatttctcgccttaaaacatcttaaaaatgaatttattgatttaataatagacgtaaattgtgaaaatatgtgtaccggaaaccatacgcgctttacacccgaattgaatgctgggataccggcccggccaagttcacacaagttaccatccgatgtatcctcggtaaaatgggcgtgtcgagatcacatccggggattttaactgttcttggcgaaatgctaacttgtgtattgggtcagtactttggccaccaaacatgacgtttcacaagaacacaaggacacaagtccatagaagaacacatattgagaaacgcccaggGTTTTTCAGATTAAAGGTTCAAATGAAAGAAGGCCGCCGCCTGGAGGTCAGGAGGGGAACAACAGCTCCACGTTCACTTGATGGATCAGTTAGTGGTGGACTGGGACTCAAGTACTGGACTCAACTCCAGGTACTTGGACTTCACTCCACTATTAAATAATGTACAGCAttttaataactaaaataatgtaaaaaaataaggagaaattaatattattattattattatttctggtggcgatatgctgctctatacacgctaaaagtagtgattatttacatggagtctggtggagatatgctgctctatacacactaaaagtagtgattatttacatggagtctggtggagatatgctgctctatacacgctaaaagtagtgattatttacatggagtctggtggagatatgctgctctatacatgctaaaagtagtgattatttacatggagtctggtggagatatgctgctctatacatgctaaaagtagtgattatttacatggagtctggtggagatatgctgctctatacacgctaaaagtagtgattatttacatggagtctggtggagatatgctgctctatacacgctaaaagtagtgattatttacatggagtctggtggagatatgctgctctatacacgctaaaagtagtgattatttacatggagtttaTCATTCTTGGATTCAACAAACAGACTTTATTCTGCAATTATgcctcaataataataataattcatccTTTTCATTCCTGTCTCATTATTGaggattataaaatataaaaacatcagacaaccaatttaaattaattcacatttaagaaataCACAAGATTTCATCGTTTTAGTAACGGTGTCAAAAAGACACGTCATATAATTATGATTGGATACCTCTTGGATCCTAATTGTCTAATCAGATTTGACCTTtacctttttaattttagatatttaaaatgaaaaaaacatgtttttgtttctccatTAGTGGATATCTGCAATATCTTGGTTTCTAGTCATAATTCTTATTGTAGATATCTGAATTTTCATACCAGTCACTATGGCAACTGTCCACATAGTCCCAGACATAAGAGAAGatcagaggaggaagatcttCAGATTGGTTTcagcttttagaaaatgaagtCAAAATGAGAATTGTTGACTTTATTCTCCATATTTCCAAATTATTCCTGATATTTAGAACATGCTCAAATTTGGATTTAGACTTTCagtcaaaatatttttcaacatttagacTTAAttctcaaaatgcaaaaaacaacaacttctatctctgatttattgttttatgtctggcactaatactgaaagttcaactttattctcaacAATAAAGATCATCCTCGACTGAAATCCAACTTGTGTGTAAACcagcttttctgttctcactgcttcctcaggccttgtgttcaacacctgctttattttacactttttattctacaatcacatgtttacacatttctttgactcataaaccatcttacagaattcatgaaaccaataaaaaatggccaaagtgaccagtaattatccaaaagacttttcacacaagatagaaccatccattaactttttctacccggtataacaaggacacatactgtgttctggagacattatgggatggaataggcctcactcttaaatgaagcttcatcacacaatcaaatattcagctatatgttttctgtggctgcacatcaaatactaataaatgtgtatctgattacataatcaacacattaatttgatgcatcatgacacacgttatgtagacgatatctatttaaacctctgttaaacccacagacatttattataacttccagaagaaatcagtttctaaagacaccaaatatGTCAAGATGAACTTTGATTCAATTTGGAAAGAATTGCTGCTCATTTAACATatgaaaataaatggaataaagtGTAAATCAGTCACCACAGGAAACAGATTCTGTAGAAAATCAgatgtaaaatatatgaatatgtacatttgtacttgattgaaaatgaatcaatacctgaaatgagatcagtgattagtttactctgacaggagagatgatcagaggggcagagtttttaccACCAGCATTATTACAAGGACAGAAGAATGGGAagagtttctcagtgaaggagcagccagtaaaggagtagataagagctgcagcatctacgtcataaaaggagaccagaccctcctcatagtccacaaacacccccaccttctgaggagGAGACTTCAGAGAGAGACGGACTGGAGGGGAAGCAAGAGCTTTGGATTCATTTCCATTTCTCAACCATATCGTCCAGTAACCATCCTGAGGTCTCAGTGTGATGTCTCCCTTCCTGTTGATCGACTCTCTGGCCACTCCTAAAGACCAGTCAGTCTTTCTTTTAACTTGaacctcaaagtaaaatctgCCTGAAGAGAAACTCTGTTTTCCTAAAACACTAGCCCACTTAGTAAATCTCTCTGGGTTGTCTGGGAGATTCTTCCTCACATCACTATGATTCACTTGTTTCTCATCATCAGACAGGATGAGTTTAGGATGTGCTGTATCAGGATCaagagtcacatccactgcatactgctggaccctcttcagCTCGGCTTCAAGCAGCTTCTTCATCTCTTTACTGAGAGTCTCCTCCAGCTGAACTACAGCTTTCACCACAGTCCCCTCATATGATGATGGACGGACGCTGACCTCTGTCCAGTCCTTGGTGGGTGGAGGTTGTTGGATGTTTAGGGACTGGACActctggagaagatggaggtggtCTTCAGAGCATAACATCTGCTCCACCTCGGTGCTTCTCTTCATCAGCTCAGAGATTTCCTGTTCCAGCTCTGTGATGAAAGCTTCggcctgtttttctgttgttttctgcttctctttgatgGTGTTGATGAGCTCATTCAGGCCTCTCTCAACAGACCCCATCAGAGAAGTGAAGACCTGAACaccttctgctatctctctgtctgcatcttCCTCACTGAGGTCCACTGAGTGTTTGATCTCCTGAATCTTCAGTCGTCTCTTCTGGATCATCTGCTGAATTACAGCCCCGGTCTTCCACAGTTCTACTTTCTTTCCTTTAAATCCTTCTTTTAGAGGAACAACATTATGCATCTTGTGGTCTAAACCAGAGCagagcatgcagacacatgtctGGTCGGTCTTACAGAACAGCTCCAGAAGTTTATCGTGCTTCGTACACATCCTGTCTTCCAGGTTCTCCACAGGGTCGATcagctgatgtcttttcagacCTGACGTGGTCAGATGAGGCTCCAGGTGAGTCTCACAGTAGGAGAccagacacaccaggcaggacttCAGGGCCTTCAGTTTGGTTCCAGTGCAGACGTCACAGGGAACTTCTCCTGGTTTGGACACTTGttgctctgagctgctgctgctggctttcTGTTGAGCTGAAGGTTCTTCTTCAGGCACATTGCTGGCAGCAGCCAGAACTACACAcagtgtgagagaaaaaaatacatgtaatttaaaagacaattcttattagtttaaaaagaaatgtgtgcatttgtagGCGTTATGgaactgtgtgtatatatatacatgatgGCATAGTGGCATTAAAACAGGACAAAGGTTTGAGTGTCCCTATGCACCTGAGGTCTTTATTGTCTAAGTGAGGGGCCAGACCAAAAATGGTTAGAAACCATATGCATCAACAAATGAGAGAGGCAGTGACCCTGCCTGGAGAAAGCCAGGGGCCCctgtctggagccaggcccagtgGGCGCATGGATCCCGACCAGACGCAGCCACGAAAAAACTAGATCGCACCTCTCTCTGCATCCCATGGGTCTACAACCTGTGTGAGAAACCGCTGGGGTTGGGTGCGCCACCACATGGGAGGCGGTGaaaggtcaggggcctcgatGGACCAGACCCGGgtggcagaggctggctctggggatgtggaatgtcacctctctgtgggggaaggatccagaacttgtgcgggaggtggagcgcttaccagttagatctggtggggcttacctctacgtaCAGTCTCAGTTCtcgaaccgtactcctggataggggttggactctgtcctactctggAGTTATCCAGGGTGCGAGGCAGCGAgtgggtgtggggatactcacaagcccccggccgGGAGTATGGCCGTTAcattggagtttaccccggtggacgagagggtcgacTCCTTACGCCTgcaggtgggggtgggggactctgactgttgtttgtgcatatgcaccaaacaagagtgatcaattttataatcggttcatctgatctgaggctgtatgttttggacactacattcaatttatcgcaatgttgtgacaaaaagagagatggGCAGGAAAgcaaagctcttgatctaccggtcagtttctGTTCCTACCCTCACTTATGGTCATGAAGgatgggtcatgaccaaaagaacaagatccagggtacaaagGTACAATGGTACAAGGGCGCTGGTGGAGGTGGTTCCAAAGTGCCGGTTTGGTCCGACCCATTTGAACGCCtggtttttacacattttattttctacacATTTATACGAATACAAACATAACTGTACAAGCATAAAAATTCAGGATCAGCACAACTCCTTTCCCATTCGTGAAAGAGGTTCAGGGAGACTTtggttatataataataataattttaatacatgtaataataaattaattacaaaatagtttgacatttttatcttCAATGATTTATCGTTCATGGCGTCATTTACAGCTGGAGAACATGTACACAAGTTGTATCAGCAGGTCACAGATAACAATCTGTTCAATAAGTATTGTTTATCATGTCCGCCCACTCTTTCATCctg from Etheostoma spectabile isolate EspeVRDwgs_2016 unplaced genomic scaffold, UIUC_Espe_1.0 scaffold00007992, whole genome shotgun sequence harbors:
- the LOC116678741 gene encoding E3 ubiquitin-protein ligase TRIM39, producing the protein MTALDLFNALEDLGGVDFMKLKWYLQQEVLEGFQPIKVSKLENAERQDIVDVMVNTYRLDGALKVAKKVLEEINRNDLVQSLPDPSSGPQVLAAASNVPEEEPSAQQKASSSSSEQQVSKPGEVPCDVCTGTKLKALKSCLVCLVSYCETHLEPHLTTSGLKRHQLIDPVENLEDRMCTKHDKLLELFCKTDQTCVCMLCSGLDHKMHNVVPLKEGFKGKKVELWKTGAVIQQMIQKRRLKIQEIKHSVDLSEEDADREIAEGVQVFTSLMGSVERGLNELINTIKEKQKTTEKQAEAFITELEQEISELMKRSTEVEQMLCSEDHLHLLQSVQSLNIQQPPPTKDWTEVSVRPSSYEGTVVKAVVQLEETLSKEMKKLLEAELKRVQQYAVDVTLDPDTAHPKLILSDDEKQVNHSDVRKNLPDNPERFTKWASVLGKQSFSSGRFYFEVQVKRKTDWSLGVARESINRKGDITLRPQDGYWTIWLRNGNESKALASPPVRLSLKSPPQKVGVFVDYEEGLVSFYDVDAAALIYSFTGCSFTEKLFPFFCPCNNAGGKNSAPLIISPVRVN